Proteins co-encoded in one Methylomonas albis genomic window:
- a CDS encoding glycoside hydrolase family 57 protein, whose protein sequence is MSDKKLKLVLCWHMHQPEYRDMHSGEFKLPWTYLHVIKDYVDMVAHLEATPAAKAVVNFAPILLEQIEDYSNQVSGYLHDRIAIKDPLLAALVEPSVSADPEKRLKLLRDCRKANRERQIERYPAFRKLIDMADWIEAHQDSLNYLNAQFISDILVWYHLVWMGETVKLNDNRVKRLIEKGSGFSLHDRIEIVEIIRDLLSKVIYRYKALARKGRVELSVTPYAHPIMPLMLEIDSAREAMPGVTLPAITHYPGGDERVRWHLQKGLATFRHFFGFEPQGCWPSEGSISQRTLEVLSDFGFKWAASGGNVLHNSIRACGIGEAVGVHRPFKLGSAEIACFFRDDGLSDLIGFEYSKWHADDAVADLIQHLENIADYEKQTPLVSIIMDGENAWEYFPDNGYYFLSALYQRLSEHPRIELTTFSEYLDSPTSQAGVLPKLVAGSWVYGTFSTWIGDADKNCGWDMLGDVKIAFDKAVANGKLSEQQLAVAQVQLGVCEGSDWFWWFGDYNPGDAVSDFEKQYRLNLSNLYRLLGEEPPPYLALSFTQGSGSPAMGGAMRRGNQI, encoded by the coding sequence ATGTCCGATAAAAAGCTTAAGCTGGTGCTGTGCTGGCACATGCACCAGCCGGAGTACCGCGACATGCACAGCGGCGAATTCAAGCTGCCTTGGACCTATCTGCATGTAATCAAGGATTATGTGGATATGGTCGCGCACCTGGAAGCCACTCCGGCTGCGAAAGCGGTGGTGAATTTTGCGCCTATCCTACTAGAGCAGATTGAAGATTATTCCAATCAGGTCAGCGGCTATTTACACGACCGAATAGCCATTAAAGATCCCTTGCTGGCTGCTTTGGTCGAGCCTTCCGTCTCTGCCGATCCGGAGAAACGCTTAAAGTTGTTGCGCGATTGCCGGAAAGCCAATCGCGAACGGCAGATTGAACGCTATCCGGCTTTCCGTAAATTAATCGATATGGCGGATTGGATTGAAGCGCACCAGGATTCACTCAATTACCTGAATGCGCAATTTATTTCCGACATTTTGGTCTGGTATCACTTGGTCTGGATGGGCGAGACGGTCAAGCTCAACGATAACCGCGTCAAACGCTTAATCGAAAAGGGCAGCGGCTTTAGTCTGCATGATAGGATAGAGATTGTTGAAATTATCCGCGATCTGTTATCCAAAGTCATATACCGGTATAAAGCCTTGGCCAGAAAAGGTCGCGTCGAACTCTCGGTGACGCCTTATGCGCATCCGATCATGCCCTTAATGCTTGAGATAGACAGTGCCCGCGAAGCAATGCCGGGCGTAACCTTGCCTGCGATTACCCATTACCCCGGCGGTGACGAACGGGTGCGTTGGCATTTACAAAAAGGCTTGGCGACTTTTCGGCATTTTTTCGGTTTCGAACCGCAAGGTTGTTGGCCGTCCGAAGGCAGTATCAGTCAGCGGACCCTGGAAGTGTTATCTGATTTTGGTTTCAAATGGGCGGCTAGCGGCGGCAATGTTTTGCATAACAGCATCCGTGCCTGCGGGATAGGCGAAGCGGTCGGAGTGCATCGGCCGTTTAAGCTAGGTAGTGCTGAGATAGCCTGCTTCTTTCGCGACGATGGTTTGTCGGATTTAATCGGATTCGAATATTCAAAATGGCATGCTGACGATGCGGTGGCTGATCTTATTCAGCACTTGGAAAATATCGCCGATTACGAAAAGCAAACTCCGCTGGTTTCGATCATTATGGACGGCGAAAATGCATGGGAATATTTTCCGGATAACGGGTATTATTTTCTCAGTGCGCTGTATCAGCGGCTTAGCGAACACCCGCGCATCGAACTAACCACCTTTTCCGAGTATCTGGATAGCCCTACTTCTCAGGCTGGTGTGTTGCCCAAATTAGTCGCGGGTAGTTGGGTGTATGGTACCTTTTCGACCTGGATTGGCGATGCCGACAAAAACTGCGGATGGGATATGCTGGGAGATGTGAAAATCGCCTTCGATAAAGCCGTCGCCAACGGCAAGCTTTCGGAGCAGCAACTGGCAGTAGCACAGGTGCAATTGGGGGTCTGCGAAGGTTCGGATTGGTTTTGGTGGTTTGGCGATTATAATCCCGGCGACGCGGTCAGCGACTTTGAAAAACAGTATCGGCTTAACTTGAGCAATCTATATCGATTGCTGGGTGAAGAACCACCACCGTATTTAGCCTTGTCGTTCACGCAAGGCAGCGGTAGTCCGGCGATGGGTGGCGCAATGCGGCGTGGAAATCAAATATAA
- the malQ gene encoding 4-alpha-glucanotransferase, with translation MGALLDKRRAGVLLHITSLPGRGECGDLGKEAFNFVNFLHDIGATVWQTLPLGMTHGDGSPYQCLSAHAGNPALINIQWLADKGWLQSTDRCGDCHTNAEYTKSCLVTKAFYGFQSLADAEQQHDFKQFCVEKADWLDDFALFIALRNVFGHKSWNQWPDALKQREPNALNESKQLLKAVIETIKFEQYVFFRQWHELKDYAAKHGVLMFGDIPIFVSYDSADVWANRAVFKLNDLGEMDVVAGVPPDYFSENGQRWGNPHYDWDYLQKTGFTWWLDRIKSQYEMFDILRIDHFRGLEAAWEIPASEHTAINGCWVKAPGAELLASIQEQFASLSLVAEDLGIITEEVEVLRDSFDLPGMKILQFAFGDDSRNPYLPCNYQKNSVVYTGTHDNDTTLGWFEGLNDGEKQRIYDYLGWSSLPMPSALIHAAFGSVANLAVIPMQDILKLGSPDRMNTPGTTEGNWRWRFEWSQLTDDKAGHFAHLVRLFGR, from the coding sequence ATGGGTGCTCTCTTGGATAAACGCCGCGCAGGTGTTTTGCTACACATAACATCGTTGCCGGGCCGTGGAGAGTGTGGCGATTTAGGTAAGGAAGCCTTCAATTTTGTTAATTTTCTGCACGATATAGGCGCCACAGTCTGGCAGACTTTGCCGCTGGGTATGACGCATGGGGACGGTTCGCCTTACCAGTGTTTGTCGGCGCATGCCGGCAATCCTGCCTTGATTAACATCCAATGGCTGGCCGATAAGGGTTGGCTACAATCGACGGATCGCTGCGGCGATTGTCATACCAATGCCGAATACACCAAAAGTTGTTTGGTAACCAAAGCGTTTTATGGCTTTCAAAGCTTGGCTGATGCGGAACAGCAACACGATTTTAAACAGTTTTGCGTGGAAAAGGCCGATTGGCTGGATGACTTTGCCTTGTTCATCGCCTTGCGTAATGTGTTTGGTCATAAAAGTTGGAATCAATGGCCGGATGCGCTAAAGCAAAGAGAGCCGAACGCACTGAACGAATCGAAGCAGTTGCTGAAAGCTGTGATCGAAACCATCAAATTTGAGCAATATGTGTTTTTCCGGCAATGGCATGAATTGAAAGACTACGCCGCCAAGCATGGCGTGCTGATGTTTGGCGACATTCCGATCTTTGTGTCGTACGACAGTGCCGATGTTTGGGCGAACCGGGCCGTGTTCAAACTTAATGATTTGGGGGAAATGGATGTGGTGGCCGGCGTGCCGCCCGATTATTTTTCCGAGAACGGCCAGCGTTGGGGTAACCCGCACTACGATTGGGATTATTTGCAGAAAACCGGCTTCACATGGTGGTTGGATAGGATTAAATCCCAGTACGAAATGTTCGATATTTTACGTATCGATCATTTTCGCGGCTTGGAGGCGGCGTGGGAGATTCCGGCGAGCGAGCATACGGCAATCAATGGCTGTTGGGTTAAAGCGCCGGGTGCCGAATTGCTGGCGTCCATTCAGGAGCAATTTGCCTCTTTATCCTTGGTGGCTGAGGATTTGGGCATTATCACCGAAGAAGTGGAAGTCTTGCGCGACAGTTTCGATTTGCCAGGCATGAAGATCTTGCAGTTCGCTTTCGGCGACGACAGCCGCAATCCCTATTTGCCGTGCAATTATCAGAAAAACAGTGTGGTCTACACCGGTACCCACGACAACGATACCACGCTGGGTTGGTTCGAGGGGCTAAACGACGGCGAGAAACAGCGTATATATGATTATCTTGGCTGGTCTAGCTTACCCATGCCCAGCGCCTTGATTCATGCCGCGTTCGGGTCTGTTGCCAATCTGGCGGTGATTCCGATGCAGGATATTTTGAAGCTGGGCTCACCCGACCGGATGAACACGCCAGGCACCACTGAAGGAAATTGGCGCTGGCGGTTCGAATGGTCGCAGTTAACCGATGATAAAGCCGGGCATTTCGCCCATTTGGTTAGACTGTTCGGGCGCTAG
- a CDS encoding quinoprotein dehydrogenase-associated putative ABC transporter substrate-binding protein: MKISSTAARLIMTATLAVSTISVNAQDKFRVCADPLNPPYSTKDQTGYENKIAALFAEQLGQELEYTWLPERIGFIRNTLKAESDNGEGFKCDVVMGVPAGYDLTDTSKPYFHSTYVLLIAKGRGWDDIKDSAQLANLPLDRQEKLKIAMFDRGPGTEWLQKSGLLEQGVPYQSMTGDSEHNTAMQIEKDLRAKKIDMVILWGPMAAYVQSQAPKGSYIAIPMQSSPGLKFDFSIAMGLRQGDNKRKQQLNELIDKNLDKIQAIIASYDIAVLPIPADTGKKDDD, encoded by the coding sequence ATGAAAATATCCTCAACCGCCGCAAGACTGATAATGACGGCGACCTTGGCTGTATCCACTATTTCCGTGAATGCCCAAGACAAATTCCGGGTTTGCGCCGATCCGTTAAACCCGCCCTATTCAACTAAAGACCAAACCGGCTACGAAAACAAAATCGCAGCCCTATTTGCCGAGCAATTAGGACAGGAACTGGAATATACCTGGCTGCCGGAAAGAATCGGCTTTATCCGTAATACGTTGAAAGCCGAGAGCGATAACGGCGAAGGTTTTAAATGCGATGTAGTTATGGGTGTACCGGCCGGTTACGATCTTACCGACACCAGTAAACCTTACTTCCATTCGACCTATGTACTACTAATTGCCAAAGGCCGCGGCTGGGACGACATTAAAGACAGCGCGCAATTAGCCAACCTACCCTTGGACAGACAGGAAAAGCTGAAAATAGCAATGTTCGACCGTGGACCAGGCACCGAATGGTTGCAGAAAAGCGGCTTACTGGAACAGGGCGTTCCCTATCAAAGCATGACGGGCGATAGCGAGCACAACACCGCCATGCAAATCGAGAAAGACTTACGCGCAAAAAAAATAGACATGGTAATTTTGTGGGGACCAATGGCCGCGTATGTGCAGTCGCAAGCTCCCAAAGGCAGCTATATTGCGATACCCATGCAATCATCGCCTGGCTTGAAGTTTGATTTTTCGATAGCGATGGGCTTGCGTCAAGGCGACAACAAACGCAAGCAACAACTAAATGAATTGATCGACAAAAACCTGGACAAAATCCAAGCCATCATCGCAAGTTACGACATCGCTGTATTGCCGATCCCCGCAGACACCGGCAAAAAAGACGACGATTGA
- a CDS encoding methanol/ethanol family PQQ-dependent dehydrogenase, which yields MKKPVKNWLLASTVATLLAAPTVSTANSDVEKLTQDPANWATWGGDYAGTRYSKLSQINAQNVKSLQPAWSFSTGVLRGHEGGPLVVNGVMFIHTPFPNTVYAIDQKTKAVIWEFTPTMDADVTIPVMCCDTVNRGLAYGDGKIFLQQSDTVLTALDAKTGKRVWSVQNGDPKLGMTNTNAPIVVKDKVITGISGGEFGVRGFLAAYNIRTGQLDWKGYSMGPDKDTLLKAGKSTTWQDGKVTPVGADSGTSTWKGDQWKIGGGTTWGWYSYDPKLNLVYYGSGNPSTWNPVQRPGDNKWSMSLWARDADTGEVKWVYQMTPHDEWDYDGINETVLVDQEVKGKMHKTIVHFDRNGFGYTLDRETGELLVAEKFDKSVNWASHVDLKSGRPEVVPEFSTEHNGEDVNTVGTCPAALGSKNQQPVSYSPQTGLFYISGNHLCMEYEPFEVSYTAGQPYVGATLSMMPAGADVLTGKKDGTTNLGQFTAYDAKTGKIAWSNKEQFSVWSGSVATAGGVVFYGTLEGYLKAVDAKTGKELYKFKTPSGIIGNVNTWEFEGKQYVGVLSGIGGWAGIGIAAGIDDGTSASSSEGLGAVGAYRSLSSYTKLGGTLTVFALPN from the coding sequence ATGAAGAAGCCTGTAAAAAACTGGCTGCTTGCTTCGACTGTAGCTACTTTACTTGCTGCACCAACTGTCTCTACCGCTAACAGCGATGTTGAAAAATTGACACAAGACCCAGCTAACTGGGCAACCTGGGGCGGCGACTACGCCGGCACTCGTTACAGCAAACTGTCGCAAATCAACGCTCAAAACGTTAAAAGCCTGCAACCTGCCTGGTCTTTTTCTACCGGTGTTTTGCGTGGTCATGAAGGCGGTCCTTTAGTTGTTAACGGCGTTATGTTCATTCACACCCCGTTCCCAAACACTGTTTACGCGATCGACCAAAAAACCAAAGCAGTCATCTGGGAATTTACTCCAACCATGGACGCTGACGTAACCATCCCTGTGATGTGCTGCGATACTGTTAACCGTGGTTTGGCTTACGGCGATGGCAAAATCTTCCTGCAACAATCAGACACCGTTCTGACTGCACTGGATGCCAAAACCGGTAAACGTGTATGGAGCGTACAAAACGGCGACCCTAAATTGGGTATGACCAACACCAACGCACCTATCGTTGTTAAAGACAAAGTCATCACTGGTATTTCCGGCGGTGAATTCGGTGTTCGCGGCTTCTTGGCTGCCTACAACATCCGTACCGGCCAATTGGATTGGAAAGGCTACAGCATGGGTCCCGATAAAGACACCTTGTTGAAAGCGGGTAAATCCACCACTTGGCAAGACGGCAAAGTCACGCCTGTTGGCGCTGACTCAGGCACTAGCACCTGGAAAGGCGACCAATGGAAAATCGGCGGCGGCACCACCTGGGGTTGGTACTCTTACGATCCTAAATTGAACCTGGTTTACTACGGCTCAGGCAACCCATCTACTTGGAACCCTGTACAACGTCCAGGCGACAACAAATGGTCTATGTCTTTGTGGGCTCGTGACGCTGACACCGGTGAAGTCAAATGGGTTTACCAAATGACACCACATGACGAATGGGACTATGACGGTATCAACGAAACCGTTCTGGTTGACCAAGAAGTCAAAGGCAAAATGCATAAAACCATCGTGCATTTCGACCGTAACGGCTTTGGCTACACCTTGGATCGTGAAACCGGCGAACTGTTGGTTGCTGAGAAATTCGACAAATCTGTCAACTGGGCTTCTCACGTCGATCTGAAATCAGGCCGTCCTGAAGTAGTGCCTGAGTTTTCTACAGAGCACAACGGTGAAGACGTTAACACTGTAGGCACTTGCCCTGCGGCGTTGGGTTCCAAAAACCAACAACCTGTTTCTTACTCTCCACAAACCGGCCTGTTCTATATCTCAGGCAACCATTTGTGCATGGAGTACGAACCTTTTGAAGTATCCTACACTGCTGGCCAACCTTATGTAGGTGCCACGCTGTCTATGATGCCCGCTGGCGCAGACGTGCTGACCGGTAAAAAAGACGGCACCACCAACTTGGGTCAGTTCACTGCTTATGACGCTAAAACCGGCAAAATCGCTTGGTCTAACAAAGAGCAATTCTCTGTATGGTCAGGTTCGGTTGCTACCGCTGGCGGCGTAGTATTCTATGGCACCCTGGAAGGCTATCTGAAAGCTGTTGATGCTAAAACCGGTAAAGAATTGTACAAATTCAAAACCCCCTCAGGCATCATCGGTAACGTCAATACCTGGGAATTTGAAGGCAAACAATACGTTGGCGTTCTGTCAGGTATCGGTGGCTGGGCTGGTATCGGTATCGCAGCGGGTATCGACGACGGTACATCAGCATCTAGCTCAGAAGGTTTGGGCGCTGTGGGTGCTTACAGAAGCTTAAGCTCTTACACCAAATTGGGTGGTACACTGACTGTGTTTGCTCTGCCTAACTAA
- the msrA gene encoding peptide-methionine (S)-S-oxide reductase MsrA translates to MSLLFKKTAMPNAEQALAGRQQAIDSGQSHAVNGHPIHPPFPAHLQQAVFGLGCFWGAERKFWQQAGVFSTAVGYAGGFTPNPTYQEICTGMTGHAEVVLVVFDPAVVSYQNLLAIFWESHNPTQGMRQGNDVGTQYRSVIYCHNRQYQEAIASQQQYQAQLMAAGFNEITTEIRNAPTFYYAEEDHQQYLAKNPSGYCGLGGLGVCFSGDTNHQ, encoded by the coding sequence ATGTCTTTACTATTCAAAAAAACCGCCATGCCCAACGCCGAACAAGCCTTAGCGGGACGGCAGCAAGCCATAGACAGCGGCCAATCTCACGCAGTCAACGGCCACCCTATCCATCCGCCGTTTCCGGCGCACCTGCAACAGGCAGTGTTCGGCCTGGGTTGTTTCTGGGGTGCCGAGCGTAAATTTTGGCAACAAGCCGGTGTGTTCAGTACCGCAGTGGGTTATGCCGGCGGTTTTACCCCCAACCCCACCTATCAGGAGATTTGCACCGGCATGACCGGCCACGCCGAAGTGGTGTTGGTGGTGTTCGATCCGGCTGTGGTTTCCTACCAAAATTTACTGGCAATATTTTGGGAATCGCACAATCCTACCCAAGGCATGCGTCAGGGCAATGATGTCGGCACCCAATACCGTTCCGTTATCTACTGCCACAATCGCCAATATCAAGAGGCGATAGCCAGCCAACAACAGTATCAAGCACAGTTAATGGCAGCCGGCTTTAATGAAATTACCACCGAAATCCGCAATGCCCCGACTTTTTATTACGCCGAGGAAGATCATCAACAATATCTGGCTAAAAACCCATCTGGTTACTGCGGCCTGGGCGGCCTGGGCGTTTGTTTTTCGGGAGACACAAATCACCAATAA
- the hslO gene encoding Hsp33 family molecular chaperone HslO: MKQQDCLRRFIFEEHGVRGEWVRLERSWQEAKQYQHLVNDAVDAQMGQALAAVVLLSATIKFKGAMIMQIQGSGDLKALVAQSSNDRQIRGLVRSEASVAGANLQEMIGEGGRLVLTVESDAEPYQGIVGVEAETLADVLRTYFTQSEQLDTRLWLFANKTHAAGLFIQELPSSNQDKADWEHIEILANTVTADELLSLDCEDLLHRLFHQEKVRIYAPETVEFKCNCSRQKIGGTLTALGRSELQAILQERDDIEVDCQFCGAQYRFDKVDVENLLTNPAAETDNNAPTRH, encoded by the coding sequence ATGAAACAACAAGATTGCTTACGCCGCTTTATTTTTGAAGAGCACGGAGTGCGCGGCGAATGGGTTCGGCTGGAAAGAAGCTGGCAAGAAGCCAAACAATATCAACATTTGGTCAACGATGCTGTGGATGCGCAAATGGGACAAGCCTTGGCTGCGGTGGTTTTATTGTCGGCAACCATCAAATTTAAAGGCGCGATGATCATGCAGATACAGGGCAGCGGCGACTTGAAAGCGCTGGTGGCGCAATCCAGCAACGATAGGCAAATCAGAGGATTGGTGCGTAGCGAGGCCAGTGTGGCCGGCGCGAATTTGCAGGAAATGATAGGCGAAGGCGGCCGGCTGGTGTTGACCGTGGAGTCGGACGCCGAGCCGTATCAAGGCATTGTCGGCGTCGAGGCGGAAACGCTGGCGGATGTATTGCGAACCTATTTCACCCAGTCCGAGCAACTCGATACCCGTTTGTGGCTGTTTGCGAACAAAACCCATGCGGCCGGTTTGTTCATTCAGGAATTACCAAGCAGCAATCAGGATAAAGCCGACTGGGAACATATTGAAATATTGGCCAATACCGTGACCGCCGACGAACTGTTGAGTCTGGATTGCGAAGACCTACTACACCGCTTGTTTCATCAAGAAAAGGTCAGAATTTACGCACCAGAAACGGTGGAGTTTAAATGTAATTGCTCAAGGCAAAAAATTGGCGGCACTTTAACGGCGTTGGGGCGGTCGGAGTTACAGGCAATTTTGCAGGAACGCGACGACATCGAAGTCGATTGCCAATTTTGCGGAGCTCAATACCGCTTCGACAAAGTCGACGTGGAAAACTTGCTGACCAATCCGGCAGCCGAAACAGATAATAATGCGCCTACCCGGCACTGA
- a CDS encoding YdbL family protein — MNNKKLRSILAPLFLGLCLIALPVSAADLAQAKSAGLVGEQMNGFLGLVKPDAPAEIQTLVTSINAQRLAEYQRIAAKNGVPAEEVGRLTAQKVIGQAASGQFVETPSGWTQR, encoded by the coding sequence ATGAACAACAAAAAATTGCGGTCAATTTTGGCACCGTTGTTTCTAGGCTTATGCCTGATCGCCTTGCCGGTTAGCGCAGCCGACCTGGCCCAGGCAAAATCGGCAGGACTGGTGGGCGAGCAAATGAATGGTTTCCTGGGCCTGGTTAAACCCGACGCGCCGGCCGAGATACAAACCCTGGTAACCAGCATCAACGCCCAACGTCTGGCCGAGTACCAACGCATAGCCGCTAAAAATGGCGTCCCGGCGGAGGAAGTTGGGCGACTGACTGCCCAAAAAGTCATAGGACAAGCGGCGTCTGGGCAATTTGTAGAAACGCCTTCAGGCTGGACACAGCGTTAA
- a CDS encoding YnbE family lipoprotein encodes MNWKAASSAAILCASVYLTGCSPSVRLEAPDKPIEINMNIKIEHEIRLKVEKDVDELINSQKGLF; translated from the coding sequence ATGAACTGGAAAGCTGCAAGTAGTGCGGCCATCCTGTGCGCCAGCGTCTACCTGACGGGGTGCTCGCCCTCCGTCAGACTGGAAGCGCCGGATAAACCGATTGAAATCAATATGAACATCAAGATTGAACACGAAATCCGCTTGAAAGTGGAAAAAGACGTAGACGAATTGATTAACAGCCAAAAAGGTTTGTTTTAA
- a CDS encoding intermembrane phospholipid transport protein YdbH family protein: MTVPNALQRRRAWRQTAAMALPMLLLFCLALWWQRAVLLELLLQQFLKQTALISPTLSGLSFDHKQAKLSAFSFDLATPTGDLSVAMQDLTIDYDLEKRIVDSADIGHAALKFNYRPADKSVTKTAENPPINLALDRLRIANLDVDIDTPWGLSNFAGQAHVARGAADAIEATFQDARQAIRLKIDPGFTTAALRVERLPRGNIFQLTATQLALPTKQISLNADALSLIEWFSSSLLIPQSLRTNMPTSDLAKLSPLLSATQLSANAKTTNNFATLQANAVLKRDKESLLTIDLSMTNKQTIDVDGRLEMLATEALDLIKPWLPAMTATWTVSSGKVQGNLKLHKPNNQNYFGTAQLHITDLALMAGAVKIENGKLELNIPELANRAVDLSAEAPTLGFGKELVARKLNIKARYLDQELSLNQASLALFDGTLELLPNKILLEQTPILLTLQLHGVDLSQLLNSLHYPNISGTGKIDGELPLQLSAGAIDLQDGIISGTQPGVLRYVGPADNQNIAFKALRNLVYRNLQAKVNYRPNGNYHLGLRLEGSNPEVLSGHPLAFNLNISGQLPELLQKGILAGDLERTILEQATAKPANVEKSPKPPSGDQQPKPPSADRRSQ, from the coding sequence ATGACTGTCCCGAACGCTTTGCAACGGCGCCGCGCTTGGCGGCAAACCGCTGCCATGGCTCTACCGATGCTATTGTTGTTTTGCCTGGCCTTGTGGTGGCAACGGGCGGTTTTGCTGGAATTGCTATTGCAACAATTTTTGAAACAAACCGCGTTGATCTCACCCACGCTGTCCGGACTTTCGTTCGACCATAAGCAAGCCAAGCTATCTGCATTCAGCTTCGATCTGGCCACGCCAACCGGCGACTTATCCGTTGCCATGCAGGATCTTACAATCGATTACGACCTGGAAAAGCGCATAGTCGACAGTGCCGACATCGGTCACGCCGCGCTGAAATTTAACTACCGTCCTGCCGACAAATCCGTAACGAAAACCGCCGAGAACCCTCCCATCAACTTAGCGCTGGACCGATTGCGCATCGCCAATCTGGATGTCGACATCGATACACCTTGGGGCTTGAGCAACTTCGCCGGTCAAGCGCACGTTGCGCGCGGCGCGGCGGATGCTATCGAGGCAACGTTTCAGGATGCCAGACAAGCCATTCGACTAAAAATCGATCCCGGTTTTACAACCGCCGCACTCCGTGTCGAACGACTACCGCGTGGCAATATTTTTCAACTGACTGCCACTCAACTGGCTCTACCCACCAAACAAATCAGCTTGAATGCTGATGCACTTTCGCTTATCGAGTGGTTTAGCAGCAGCTTGCTGATACCGCAGTCCTTGCGGACAAACATGCCGACATCCGACTTAGCGAAGCTCAGCCCGCTACTCAGCGCTACACAGCTAAGCGCAAACGCCAAAACCACGAACAACTTTGCCACGCTGCAAGCTAACGCCGTGTTAAAGCGGGATAAGGAGTCGCTGCTTACTATCGATTTGTCGATGACAAACAAGCAAACAATCGATGTCGACGGCCGCCTGGAGATGCTCGCCACCGAGGCATTGGATTTAATCAAGCCCTGGTTACCGGCCATGACGGCTACGTGGACAGTGAGCAGCGGCAAAGTGCAAGGCAACCTGAAACTGCATAAGCCAAACAATCAAAATTATTTCGGAACGGCACAGTTACACATTACTGACTTGGCCTTGATGGCCGGCGCCGTAAAAATCGAGAACGGTAAGCTCGAGCTGAATATCCCGGAGTTGGCGAATCGCGCCGTGGACTTATCGGCGGAGGCGCCGACGCTGGGATTCGGTAAGGAACTGGTCGCACGTAAGCTTAATATCAAGGCCCGCTATCTCGATCAGGAACTGTCTCTGAACCAGGCCAGCCTGGCACTATTCGACGGTACACTGGAATTGCTGCCAAACAAAATACTGTTGGAGCAAACGCCCATACTGCTGACCTTACAACTACATGGTGTCGATCTGTCGCAACTTTTGAATAGTCTGCATTACCCGAATATTTCCGGAACCGGCAAGATTGACGGCGAACTGCCGCTACAGCTATCGGCGGGGGCTATTGATCTGCAAGATGGAATCATCAGCGGGACGCAGCCGGGAGTGTTACGCTATGTTGGACCAGCAGATAATCAAAATATCGCCTTTAAGGCCCTACGAAATTTGGTTTACCGGAATCTGCAAGCCAAGGTAAATTATCGCCCCAATGGCAATTATCATCTGGGTTTGCGCCTGGAAGGCAGTAACCCGGAAGTTTTGTCCGGCCATCCGCTGGCCTTTAACTTGAATATTAGCGGCCAGCTGCCCGAGCTATTGCAAAAAGGTATTTTAGCCGGCGATTTGGAACGGACCATTTTGGAACAAGCCACCGCCAAACCAGCCAATGTGGAAAAATCGCCTAAGCCCCCCAGCGGGGATCAACAACCCAAACCGCCGTCGGCGGACCGGAGAAGTCAATGA